The Desulfitobacterium chlororespirans DSM 11544 sequence CTAAAAGCACAACTATACTTAAGGCATCCATCGCTACTTCCCCCTTGAAGCCGTGATATCTTTCCCCTTTAACTATATTCCAACTTTTTCTGTTAGGTTCATATTCTTGGGATAATTCTCCAAAGCAAAAGACGGCTTATCGCCGTCTTTGTTTTAATTCATTTATCTTTTAAGATCAATTGATTCAGACGTTCCTCAGTAGTCTTCAGAACATTTTCAAGAAGAGGCAGATCCTCATGGGAGAAGACTTCCTCTTCATCAGCTTTAATTTTTTCGATGGTTTTTTCTATGGGGACGACCCGGAATTGCTGTCTGCCTCCCTTAGTATAGCTGTGGGAGTAGGTAGGGATTAACTCGACTCCCTTTAATGTTGCGGTTTGGGATATCAAAGTATCTGCGGTTTCTTCTGAGGCGGAGCTCTCCGGCTTGCCGGGTTGAATCACTTTCTCAATGTTGAACTTTAATTGAAGGATAACACCGCTGTTGCGCTCCTGACCCCTTTGATCCCCGATAAAGTTCCCAATGGAATAGGCCGCAAATTTTTCTTTGCCATCAATATTGAAGTATTCCACTGGTTGAATCACGTGAGGGTGGCTCCCTATGATAGCATCGGCACCCGCTGCCAAAAATTCTCGGGCGAGAGTCCGTTGTTCGTCCGTGGGCTCTGTACTGTACTCCACTCCCCAATGCAGTACAAGGATTAGCAGATCCGCTTGAGTGCGGAATTGACGAATATCTTGAAGAATCTGCTCTTTCTCCAGCATGTTAATAAAATATTGATGTTCAGAGGGGAGGTTTAAGCCGTTGGTTCCATAGGTGTAAGCCAGATAGCCCACCTTGACGCCGCGGATATCCTTAATGAGATAACCGGAATCCTCCGGACTTTTACGAACACCTAAAACGTCCAGCCCTGCTTTTTCGAGCACGTCTACGGTTCTGACCGCCCCCTGGTATCCTCGATCAAGAATATGATTATTGGCTGTGATCACCCCGTCCACTCCATAGTCTTTCAGGTGATCAGCGATCGCATCCGGACTATTAAATAAAGGATATCCGGTATAACCTTCCTCCGAACCGGCAAGTGCCGTCTCCAGATTGGTGGTACAATAATCCCCTTCCTCCATCAACTCTCCTACTGATCCAAAGAAATTAAAAGCGTAAGAGCCATCCAGCTGGCCCCCAGACCAAATCAGAGTGTTGTGCATGAGTATATCTCCTAAAGCGGTCAGGGTAACCGTCTCCTCTTGAGCTATGGGCTCAGG is a genomic window containing:
- a CDS encoding CapA family protein, whose product is MIKYPFPRTYFPALLVLFLIISLSPVLTGCQGQSIPIGATEQTGPNEPVPAPVPEPEPIAQEETVTLTALGDILMHNTLIWSGGQLDGSYAFNFFGSVGELMEEGDYCTTNLETALAGSEEGYTGYPLFNSPDAIADHLKDYGVDGVITANNHILDRGYQGAVRTVDVLEKAGLDVLGVRKSPEDSGYLIKDIRGVKVGYLAYTYGTNGLNLPSEHQYFINMLEKEQILQDIRQFRTQADLLILVLHWGVEYSTEPTDEQRTLAREFLAAGADAIIGSHPHVIQPVEYFNIDGKEKFAAYSIGNFIGDQRGQERNSGVILQLKFNIEKVIQPGKPESSASEETADTLISQTATLKGVELIPTYSHSYTKGGRQQFRVVPIEKTIEKIKADEEEVFSHEDLPLLENVLKTTEERLNQLILKDK